A genomic region of Halopelagius longus contains the following coding sequences:
- a CDS encoding disulfide bond formation protein B: MATRRTRAVLAGATTVAAVATAGSLYFSLGLGLVPCELCWYQRILMYPLVVVLGVAAVERRAEVYRTVLPLSGLGAVVAAYHVYLQVAPGGGTCSLGGGCASIQYTMLGGLLTIPRLSLVAFVLITGLTATLAFAREDAWAANARRSIS; encoded by the coding sequence ATGGCCACACGTCGGACGCGGGCCGTCCTCGCGGGTGCGACGACCGTCGCCGCCGTCGCCACCGCCGGCAGCCTCTACTTCAGTCTCGGACTCGGTTTAGTGCCCTGCGAACTCTGTTGGTACCAGCGAATTTTGATGTACCCCCTCGTCGTCGTCCTCGGCGTCGCCGCCGTCGAACGGCGCGCGGAGGTGTACCGAACCGTGCTCCCGTTGTCGGGACTCGGCGCCGTCGTCGCCGCGTACCACGTCTACCTCCAAGTCGCGCCCGGCGGCGGGACGTGTTCGCTCGGCGGCGGGTGCGCGTCGATTCAGTACACGATGCTCGGCGGACTGCTCACGATTCCGCGCCTCTCGCTCGTGGCGTTCGTCCTGATAACGGGACTGACGGCGACGCTCGCGTTCGCCCGCGAGGACGCGTGGGCGGCGAACGCCCGGCGAAGCATCTCGTAA
- a CDS encoding metal-dependent hydrolase, translating to MVDVLGHVAMGLLWAVPAWAFSGRRLSLAFVGTVLLTVMVPDIDLYLPGVVHHGLTHTVLFVAIVALLGGAVLAPLAGPTLRRWWRRREGGVPSSTTLYLFVAGGLLLGGLSHLFIDMLSAGSGGNPPLEPLWPFVVRSISIDFIYYSAFVWNGGLLAAALAIHLVLYAFDTADTERPKRT from the coding sequence GTGGTCGACGTACTGGGACACGTGGCGATGGGCCTCCTGTGGGCGGTTCCGGCGTGGGCGTTCTCGGGGAGGCGGCTCAGTCTCGCGTTCGTCGGTACCGTCCTGCTGACGGTGATGGTTCCGGACATCGACCTCTATCTCCCCGGCGTCGTCCACCACGGCCTCACGCACACCGTGCTGTTCGTCGCGATAGTCGCCCTCCTCGGAGGTGCAGTCCTCGCGCCCCTCGCGGGGCCGACGCTCCGGCGGTGGTGGCGGCGACGGGAGGGCGGAGTGCCGTCGTCGACGACGCTGTACCTGTTCGTCGCGGGCGGCCTCCTCCTCGGGGGTCTGAGCCACCTGTTCATCGACATGCTGTCGGCGGGGTCCGGCGGAAACCCGCCGTTAGAACCGCTCTGGCCGTTCGTCGTTCGGTCCATCTCCATCGACTTCATCTACTACAGCGCGTTCGTCTGGAACGGCGGCCTCCTCGCGGCGGCCCTCGCGATACATCTCGTCCTCTACGCGTTCGATACGGCCGACACCGAACGTCCGAAGCGAACGTGA
- a CDS encoding DUF7344 domain-containing protein translates to MLETERLFTHVAGDERLTKDDIFSMLSNRRRRLVLHHLHRQSGTASVRELSQQVAAWENGVPTEELTYKQRKRVYTSLHQTHLPKLDDTGVVVYDRDRGTVELTERASQLEPYLHIQSEPTESWSVYYLALAGLSALVVTFAWAGLFPFPMLPDIVYAALVTLVFAASAAVHTYQVRAATVDPDSAPPDSARPNPNPLDETVTDGGEGDD, encoded by the coding sequence GTGCTAGAGACCGAGCGGTTGTTTACGCACGTAGCCGGCGACGAGCGTCTGACGAAAGACGACATCTTCTCGATGCTGAGCAATCGCAGGCGTCGCCTCGTCCTCCACCACCTCCACCGCCAGTCCGGGACCGCATCGGTTCGAGAACTCTCCCAGCAGGTCGCCGCCTGGGAGAACGGCGTCCCGACGGAGGAGTTGACGTACAAGCAGCGAAAGCGAGTGTACACGTCGCTTCACCAGACGCACCTCCCGAAACTCGACGACACCGGCGTCGTCGTCTACGACCGAGACAGGGGGACGGTCGAACTGACCGAACGGGCGAGCCAGTTGGAACCGTACCTCCACATCCAGAGCGAACCCACCGAGTCGTGGTCCGTCTACTACCTCGCGCTGGCGGGTCTCTCGGCGCTCGTCGTCACCTTCGCGTGGGCCGGGCTCTTCCCGTTCCCGATGCTCCCCGACATCGTCTACGCCGCCCTCGTGACTCTCGTCTTCGCCGCGTCGGCGGCGGTTCACACGTATCAGGTCCGAGCGGCCACGGTGGACCCCGACTCCGCGCCGCCCGACTCCGCCCGCCCGAATCCGAATCCGCTCGACGAAACCGTCACCGACGGCGGCGAGGGCGACGACTGA
- a CDS encoding SpoVR family protein yields MSTKRFRLTARREAESLEEPVEEAGNLARKLGLEPYPVNYWVVDHDEMNQLIAYGGFQRRYPHWRWGMTYDRQRKQDQFGMGKAFEIVNNDNPSHAFLQESNSLADQKAVITHVEAHADFFRNNEWFGMFVGDTELDAAAMLERHGEAIQKYMEDPEIDREEVEKFIDAALCLEDTIDQHRTLADAVEGRERVQPEDLRKRLDDMDISSDVRRQVFDEEWLDDFAEAEAEAAKLDEPRKDVLAFVRQHGMRYDEEEGKAVEMEPWQKDVLDMLRTEAYYFAAQKMTKVMNEGWAAYWESLMMGEEQFAGTDEFITYADHQARVLGSPGLNPYKLGKELWEYIENTTNRAEVADKLLRVKGVTWRNFHEVIDFDEVQELIQPNPAIDAVRPETLDELAELDEDDPRIDWSALDAALSEDGDVDVESYPWKVLTYEGLAERHFSLVKPQNRGFLRRIRRSELEQLSRYMFDDEQYDTVEEALADVDYAAGWDRMREIRESHNDVTFLDAFLTQEFVTDNNYFTYEFTRSTDQFRVASVDYEDVKKKLLLQFTNFGKPTIAVYDGNFHNRNELLLGHQYNGIMLDVKEAKGVLERLYDIWGRPVNLMTIVKEFDEHEVEVARRRNREPVPKEVGKRIRYDGSAFETYDLDPELEERIQATDIDYDTKPDEWQS; encoded by the coding sequence ATGAGCACGAAACGTTTCAGACTGACCGCGCGGCGCGAGGCAGAGTCGCTGGAGGAACCCGTCGAGGAGGCGGGCAACCTCGCGCGAAAGCTCGGATTGGAACCGTACCCGGTCAACTACTGGGTCGTAGACCACGACGAGATGAACCAACTCATCGCCTACGGCGGGTTCCAGCGACGCTACCCGCACTGGCGGTGGGGCATGACGTACGACCGCCAGCGCAAGCAGGACCAGTTCGGCATGGGCAAGGCGTTCGAAATCGTCAACAACGACAACCCGAGTCACGCCTTCCTGCAGGAGTCGAACTCGCTGGCCGACCAGAAGGCGGTCATCACGCACGTCGAGGCGCACGCCGACTTCTTCCGCAACAACGAGTGGTTCGGCATGTTCGTCGGCGACACCGAACTCGACGCCGCGGCGATGCTCGAACGGCACGGCGAGGCCATCCAGAAGTACATGGAGGACCCCGAGATAGACCGCGAGGAGGTCGAGAAGTTCATCGACGCCGCGCTCTGTCTCGAGGACACCATCGACCAACACCGGACCCTCGCAGACGCCGTGGAAGGGCGCGAACGCGTCCAACCCGAGGACCTCCGGAAGCGCCTCGACGACATGGACATCTCCTCGGACGTGCGCCGACAGGTGTTCGACGAAGAGTGGTTGGACGACTTCGCCGAGGCCGAAGCCGAGGCCGCAAAGCTCGACGAACCGCGCAAGGACGTGCTGGCGTTCGTCCGCCAACACGGCATGCGCTACGACGAGGAGGAGGGCAAAGCGGTCGAGATGGAACCGTGGCAGAAGGACGTGTTGGACATGCTCCGCACGGAGGCGTACTACTTCGCCGCCCAGAAGATGACGAAGGTGATGAACGAGGGCTGGGCCGCCTACTGGGAGTCGCTCATGATGGGCGAAGAGCAGTTCGCCGGCACGGACGAGTTCATCACGTACGCCGACCACCAGGCCCGCGTTCTCGGGTCGCCCGGACTCAACCCCTACAAGCTCGGGAAGGAGCTGTGGGAGTACATCGAGAACACGACGAACCGCGCGGAGGTGGCCGACAAACTGCTCCGCGTGAAGGGCGTCACGTGGCGGAACTTCCACGAGGTCATCGACTTCGATGAGGTCCAAGAGCTCATCCAGCCGAACCCCGCCATCGACGCCGTCCGCCCGGAGACGCTGGACGAACTCGCCGAACTCGACGAGGACGACCCGCGCATCGACTGGTCGGCGCTCGACGCCGCCCTCTCGGAGGACGGTGACGTGGACGTCGAGTCGTACCCCTGGAAGGTGCTGACGTACGAGGGGCTGGCGGAGCGGCACTTCTCGCTCGTGAAGCCGCAGAACCGCGGCTTCCTCCGCCGCATCCGCCGGTCGGAGCTCGAACAGCTGTCGCGGTACATGTTCGACGACGAGCAGTACGACACCGTCGAGGAGGCCCTCGCCGACGTGGACTACGCCGCCGGGTGGGACCGGATGCGCGAGATTCGCGAGAGCCACAACGACGTGACGTTCCTCGACGCGTTCCTCACGCAGGAGTTCGTCACCGACAACAACTACTTCACCTACGAGTTCACGCGCTCGACCGACCAGTTCCGCGTCGCCAGCGTGGACTACGAGGACGTCAAGAAGAAACTGCTCTTGCAGTTCACGAACTTCGGAAAGCCGACTATCGCCGTCTACGACGGCAACTTCCACAACCGAAACGAGCTGTTGTTGGGCCACCAGTACAACGGTATCATGCTGGACGTCAAGGAGGCGAAGGGCGTCCTCGAACGCCTCTACGACATCTGGGGCCGACCGGTCAACCTCATGACCATCGTCAAGGAGTTCGACGAACACGAGGTGGAAGTCGCCCGCCGCCGCAACCGCGAACCCGTGCCCAAGGAGGTCGGAAAGCGCATCCGGTACGACGGGTCGGCGTTCGAGACGTACGACCTCGACCCGGAACTCGAAGAGCGCATCCAAGCGACCGACATCGACTACGACACCAAGCCCGACGAGTGGCAGTCGTAG
- a CDS encoding Eco57I restriction-modification methylase domain-containing protein, with protein MADTSALLEALHGIGERIDEGMSEKDVENAFLNEDFYEILGYSGAGHDLRSEWTLPDSKRPDYVTLDANESVTAIYEFKTSGKQLGTAQEDQLFHYVDELKADYGVLTNGEELRLYTPENHSQILTVSLTEATDSHAADLEAALKKPEWDITNPSSVNDYLNSLDEVELSGELGREHFFDTFRLEPDSPFANLVTSMVDLLHELRDEEEAKFVKGAYDFWEASYASEPDEVPDSWDEFIDGGKKELRDFMFALESGHALLARLLLAKASLDHEFFPDERGLQRYFTELGGFDGTISLDAYPIAANGMIEDMRNQLVESLFEDDIFIWWSDGYAEETASLHKNPYNRFKDVAKEGTEVSRVSPATRERFSRSVAQVIFSVLKFDFSAVEGDPLGDLYQRYFDPETRKALGEFYTPQEVVDYIMDGVGYDMSIHDERLIDPSCGSGTFLVEAVERYIEDVERYNDDPDWETHLTELCTRPHIVGLDIHPFAVLMAQIRFMVAILPKYREAKQSNGDFTIRRLPIFRTDSLRNERELSGIDLGDDGSAQMTFDAMTEDSQDVRIPVPLPVEVDEDEVDESEYEDGFLVQRVRMPLFKNIRLNTGVQNFGEYFAALQGVLDVAKWYLHEGQWVYNGGLKQGIERYTTREYDGIEEFFVPYLEEILETVRYLRTEHGDGRLFKIFEDTVLSLVVKNYMEYEYVVGNPPYVDIQKIPGTQKDYLKELYSSASGQFDLYCPFYERGIDWLTDDSGRLGFITPNQFMVTDYGRGVRREILENTVIDEVYDFRDSGLFSDATNYPAIVILQSESHEKSRSSNQVRCVRARPAIEDDQGNQMDEEIVKSVREHRGEPGYSDEFIDVFDATQRNLTPDYWALMPPEEQSIFDKLESIGDATMSEVTEAIFPGPTTGANTVYVVDVLNAHQILSEDSGETVTVRPSGGDEEFQIETDLLRPWLSGSDVQRWRCEWSGNHVILPYLSLDEGSRGDQLISKSTLENNYPLTWDYFKAHEDELRSRQGGRWEDSNEWWEFAYPRNLEKFEQPKTIFAHITDEPSFMLDEKGTWYFKTAYAALLTEKYQDITEEIASQLNSNPLEFYFKHISTVKAGGYYEYRAQYVNPIPCIVDNQGSAFPKLRKKAGKVADTIDIRGKTNRFPEAYLGDFDGELGYIDYQWQTRRYPVNADIQELADGRFAVTAGRSDEITAPQMDKGDRDDRKLRAKYVHAAVDGRNMKKGEEQNIPIPKRTEDVKQLIEALEGDEQTVEETSIEALEAEIDEVVYDLFDLTEDERQVIEDYLEVF; from the coding sequence ATGGCAGATACGTCGGCTCTCCTCGAAGCCCTCCACGGGATTGGGGAGCGCATCGACGAGGGGATGAGCGAGAAGGACGTTGAGAATGCGTTCCTCAATGAGGACTTCTACGAGATACTCGGATACTCCGGGGCGGGACATGACCTGCGAAGTGAGTGGACTCTCCCCGACAGCAAACGTCCGGACTACGTCACCCTCGATGCGAATGAATCCGTGACGGCTATCTACGAGTTCAAGACCTCGGGCAAGCAACTCGGCACAGCACAAGAGGACCAACTGTTCCACTACGTTGACGAACTGAAGGCTGACTACGGCGTTCTGACTAATGGTGAAGAACTTCGGCTCTATACTCCGGAGAATCACTCCCAAATACTCACTGTCTCTCTAACCGAAGCAACAGACAGCCACGCTGCTGACCTCGAAGCGGCACTCAAGAAGCCGGAATGGGACATTACCAACCCATCGAGCGTCAACGACTATCTCAACAGCCTCGATGAAGTGGAACTCTCAGGTGAACTCGGTCGCGAACACTTCTTTGATACGTTCCGTCTCGAACCAGACAGTCCCTTCGCCAACCTCGTTACTTCGATGGTTGACCTCCTCCACGAACTCCGTGACGAAGAAGAAGCGAAGTTCGTGAAGGGAGCATACGACTTCTGGGAAGCCAGTTACGCATCTGAACCGGACGAGGTTCCCGATTCGTGGGACGAGTTCATCGACGGGGGTAAAAAGGAACTTCGTGACTTCATGTTCGCTCTTGAAAGTGGACACGCACTTCTCGCCCGTCTACTCTTGGCTAAAGCGTCCCTCGACCACGAGTTCTTCCCTGATGAGAGAGGACTCCAACGGTACTTCACGGAACTCGGTGGCTTTGATGGGACTATTAGCCTCGACGCGTATCCCATCGCGGCGAATGGAATGATTGAGGATATGCGGAACCAACTCGTCGAGAGTCTATTCGAGGACGACATCTTCATTTGGTGGAGCGACGGGTACGCAGAGGAGACAGCAAGCCTCCACAAGAACCCGTACAACCGCTTCAAGGACGTGGCGAAAGAGGGGACTGAAGTTAGTCGTGTCTCCCCTGCGACTCGCGAACGGTTCAGCCGTTCCGTCGCTCAGGTTATCTTCTCCGTTTTGAAGTTCGACTTCTCCGCCGTCGAAGGTGACCCGCTCGGAGACTTGTATCAGCGGTACTTCGACCCCGAGACTCGGAAGGCTCTGGGGGAGTTCTACACGCCACAGGAGGTCGTGGACTACATCATGGACGGTGTGGGGTACGACATGAGTATCCACGATGAACGGCTCATCGACCCATCCTGCGGCTCAGGGACGTTCCTCGTTGAAGCGGTCGAACGATACATCGAGGACGTTGAACGGTACAATGACGACCCTGACTGGGAGACGCACCTGACGGAACTGTGTACTCGCCCTCACATTGTTGGCCTCGACATTCACCCCTTCGCCGTTCTGATGGCACAGATTCGGTTCATGGTCGCTATCCTTCCCAAGTATCGCGAGGCTAAGCAGAGCAACGGGGACTTCACTATCAGGCGTCTCCCAATCTTCCGAACTGACTCACTTCGAAACGAGCGGGAACTGAGCGGCATCGACCTCGGTGACGACGGTTCGGCTCAGATGACGTTCGACGCAATGACCGAAGACAGTCAGGACGTTCGTATTCCTGTTCCCTTACCGGTCGAAGTAGACGAGGACGAGGTCGATGAATCAGAGTACGAAGACGGGTTCCTGGTACAAAGAGTTCGGATGCCACTGTTCAAAAACATCCGGCTGAACACCGGTGTTCAGAACTTCGGAGAGTATTTCGCGGCTCTTCAGGGTGTTCTCGATGTCGCAAAGTGGTATCTCCACGAAGGGCAATGGGTGTATAACGGTGGTCTGAAACAAGGCATCGAACGGTACACTACAAGAGAGTACGACGGCATCGAAGAGTTCTTCGTACCCTACTTGGAGGAGATTCTCGAAACGGTGCGTTACCTCCGCACCGAACACGGCGACGGTCGACTGTTCAAGATATTCGAGGACACGGTTCTGTCGCTCGTCGTCAAGAACTATATGGAGTACGAGTACGTCGTCGGGAATCCTCCATACGTTGATATACAAAAGATACCGGGAACTCAGAAGGATTACCTCAAGGAGTTATACTCCTCAGCCTCCGGTCAGTTTGACCTCTACTGTCCATTTTACGAGAGAGGGATTGACTGGTTAACTGATGACTCAGGAAGACTTGGTTTCATCACCCCCAACCAGTTCATGGTCACGGATTACGGGAGAGGAGTTCGTAGGGAAATTCTGGAAAATACGGTGATTGATGAAGTATACGATTTCAGGGATTCAGGTCTGTTCTCTGACGCAACAAATTACCCTGCAATTGTGATTCTTCAGTCTGAAAGCCACGAAAAATCACGTTCCAGTAATCAGGTGAGGTGTGTACGGGCACGTCCAGCGATAGAAGATGACCAGGGCAATCAGATGGATGAGGAAATCGTCAAGTCTGTACGGGAACACAGAGGAGAGCCTGGATACAGCGACGAATTTATAGATGTTTTCGACGCAACTCAGAGGAATCTTACTCCAGACTATTGGGCACTCATGCCCCCTGAAGAACAGTCAATCTTCGACAAACTGGAATCAATTGGTGACGCAACTATGTCAGAAGTGACAGAAGCGATATTCCCCGGCCCTACCACAGGCGCAAATACGGTATATGTGGTTGATGTGTTAAATGCGCATCAGATTCTATCAGAAGATTCTGGGGAAACAGTAACAGTCAGACCAAGTGGTGGAGACGAGGAATTTCAGATAGAAACCGACCTGCTTCGACCGTGGCTCAGTGGAAGTGATGTACAACGGTGGAGATGTGAATGGTCCGGGAATCATGTTATCCTCCCGTATCTATCCCTTGATGAAGGAAGTCGAGGAGACCAACTCATCTCCAAGAGTACCCTGGAAAATAATTACCCATTGACATGGGATTATTTCAAAGCGCACGAGGACGAATTACGGAGTCGGCAAGGAGGACGTTGGGAGGATAGTAACGAATGGTGGGAATTCGCATACCCACGGAATCTGGAAAAGTTTGAACAACCGAAGACAATATTTGCACATATTACTGATGAACCGTCGTTCATGTTGGATGAGAAAGGCACGTGGTATTTCAAGACCGCATATGCGGCACTTCTAACTGAAAAATATCAGGATATTACGGAAGAGATTGCATCTCAACTTAATTCAAACCCACTTGAGTTCTATTTCAAGCATATTTCAACCGTTAAGGCTGGAGGCTATTACGAATACAGAGCCCAATATGTGAACCCCATCCCCTGCATCGTTGATAACCAGGGGTCTGCCTTCCCCAAACTCCGAAAAAAAGCCGGGAAGGTCGCAGATACAATTGACATCAGAGGCAAGACTAACCGATTCCCGGAAGCCTACCTCGGTGACTTCGACGGAGAACTTGGTTACATCGACTACCAATGGCAGACTCGCCGCTACCCGGTGAACGCCGACATTCAGGAACTCGCTGACGGTCGCTTCGCAGTGACCGCCGGACGTTCTGACGAAATTACCGCACCACAGATGGACAAAGGAGACCGCGACGACAGAAAACTCCGAGCGAAGTATGTTCATGCCGCCGTCGATGGACGGAATATGAAGAAGGGGGAAGAGCAGAATATCCCCATCCCGAAGCGTACCGAAGACGTGAAACAACTCATCGAGGCGTTGGAAGGCGACGAGCAGACCGTAGAGGAGACGAGCATCGAAGCGCTTGAAGCAGAGATAGACGAAGTGGTGTACGACTTGTTCGACCTAACTGAAGACGAACGGCAGGTCATCGAGGACTATCTCGAAGTATTCTGA
- a CDS encoding YeaH/YhbH family protein has translation MGLREDLERFREVGEERREDLQEFISYGNLGGSGPESIQIPIKVVDLPEFKYDRLDQGGVGQGKGDTPDVGQPVGPPQPGDGDGDGDEDGDPGEEGAEHEYYEMDPEEFAEQLDEELGLDLEPKGKEVIEEIEGDFTDVTRTGPNSTLDFERLFKEGLKRKLSMDFDDEFVREAMKVEGETPESVYRWCREQNILVSHAWVQNEWDDIDEDERGTWSSFEEMEENVDRQTTLQRIRREGLRDVPFRQEDERYRHPEIIEKKQKNVVVVNIRDVSGSMRERKRELVERTFTPLDWYLTGKYDNAEFVYIAHDADAWEVEREEFFGIRSGGGTRISSAYDLAKEILDEQYPWSEWNRYVFAAGDSENSSNDTTENVIPRMREIDANLHAYVETQPGGTAINATHAEEVERSLSDQENVVVSYVSSPEDVMDAIYEILSTEQE, from the coding sequence ATGGGACTGAGAGAAGACCTCGAACGGTTCCGAGAAGTCGGCGAGGAACGCCGCGAAGACCTCCAAGAGTTCATCAGCTACGGCAACCTCGGCGGTTCGGGACCCGAGAGCATCCAGATACCGATAAAGGTCGTCGACCTCCCGGAGTTCAAGTACGACCGCCTCGATCAAGGCGGCGTCGGACAGGGGAAAGGCGACACGCCCGACGTCGGCCAACCCGTCGGTCCGCCGCAACCCGGAGACGGTGACGGCGACGGCGACGAGGACGGCGACCCGGGCGAGGAGGGCGCAGAGCACGAGTACTACGAGATGGACCCCGAGGAGTTCGCGGAGCAACTCGACGAAGAGCTCGGGTTAGATCTCGAACCGAAGGGCAAGGAGGTCATAGAGGAGATAGAGGGCGACTTCACCGACGTGACGCGCACCGGCCCCAACAGCACGCTCGACTTCGAGCGCCTGTTCAAGGAGGGGTTGAAGCGCAAGCTGTCGATGGACTTCGACGACGAGTTCGTCCGCGAGGCGATGAAAGTCGAAGGCGAGACGCCCGAGTCCGTCTACCGGTGGTGCCGCGAGCAGAACATCCTCGTCTCCCACGCGTGGGTCCAAAACGAGTGGGACGACATCGACGAGGACGAACGCGGCACGTGGAGCTCCTTCGAGGAGATGGAGGAAAACGTCGACCGCCAGACGACGCTCCAGCGCATCCGCCGGGAGGGGCTCCGCGACGTGCCCTTCCGCCAAGAGGACGAGCGCTACCGCCACCCCGAGATAATCGAAAAGAAGCAGAAGAACGTCGTCGTGGTGAACATCCGCGACGTGTCGGGGTCGATGCGCGAACGCAAGCGCGAACTCGTCGAGCGGACGTTCACGCCGCTGGACTGGTACCTCACGGGCAAGTACGACAACGCCGAGTTCGTCTACATCGCCCACGACGCCGACGCGTGGGAGGTCGAACGCGAGGAGTTCTTCGGCATCCGCTCGGGCGGCGGCACCCGAATCTCCAGCGCGTACGACCTCGCAAAGGAGATTCTCGACGAGCAGTACCCGTGGAGCGAGTGGAACCGCTACGTCTTCGCGGCCGGCGACTCCGAGAACTCCTCGAACGACACGACCGAGAACGTCATCCCCCGGATGCGGGAGATCGACGCGAACCTCCACGCGTACGTCGAGACGCAACCCGGCGGCACCGCCATCAACGCGACGCACGCCGAGGAGGTCGAGCGCTCGTTGAGCGACCAAGAGAACGTCGTCGTCTCGTACGTCTCCTCGCCGGAGGACGTGATGGACGCGATATACGAGATACTGAGCACGGAGCAAGAATGA
- a CDS encoding DUF7344 domain-containing protein — MSAGGAESRGSADDGDGETLAETEIHDVLRNDRRRLVIERLRDESGEETVADLAEWIASIESGESPPPRNIRQSVYVSLHQTHLPKLDELGIVRYDDDEKRVAIADGADEVAVYMEVVPKYAISWAEYYLGVGVLGLLSVLGQAVGVPTLAALDPTLVATAFLVLVVCSATYQLLDQRSSVLHRLRE, encoded by the coding sequence ATGTCTGCGGGTGGGGCCGAGTCGAGGGGGTCGGCAGACGACGGTGACGGAGAAACGCTCGCCGAGACGGAGATACACGACGTTCTCAGGAACGACCGGCGCAGGCTGGTCATCGAACGTCTCCGCGACGAGAGCGGCGAGGAAACCGTCGCCGACTTAGCGGAGTGGATAGCGAGCATCGAGTCCGGCGAGTCGCCGCCGCCCCGCAACATCCGACAGAGCGTCTACGTGTCGCTCCACCAGACGCACCTGCCGAAACTCGACGAACTGGGTATCGTCAGGTACGACGACGACGAGAAGCGAGTCGCCATCGCCGACGGCGCGGACGAAGTCGCCGTCTACATGGAAGTCGTCCCGAAGTACGCCATCTCGTGGGCGGAGTACTACCTCGGCGTCGGCGTCCTCGGCCTCCTGTCGGTGCTCGGGCAGGCCGTCGGCGTTCCGACGCTGGCCGCACTCGACCCGACGCTCGTCGCCACCGCGTTTCTCGTTCTCGTCGTCTGCTCGGCGACGTACCAACTGCTCGACCAGCGGAGTTCGGTCCTCCACCGACTCCGGGAGTGA